In Phyllopteryx taeniolatus isolate TA_2022b chromosome 6, UOR_Ptae_1.2, whole genome shotgun sequence, one genomic interval encodes:
- the abhd16a gene encoding phosphatidylserine lipase ABHD16A, giving the protein MAGWMWLRCVFGPHLQRIHRHPLPFWPDGRLVGWNYQPGSLEKYTDSILSWASALWYLSYCSSPLLLSYLYGKGYLCSSKLAAMSQYVATTLLCLFGLACLRGWGRWKNTQYLEFISILEEAKKNPSPDNKKKLRCFNFDFSHWPADFSWTEVSNPKSTKAGVSLLKHEAKSRGGADAALRSVRTLPCHVISFLIVHSFGRRMLYPGSVGLLQKAMRPVLQQGNAKLIEEFDGQRNKLVACDGNEIDTMFVDRRGGGGGKGRTLVICCEGNAGFYEVGCMNTPLEGGYSVLGWNHPGFGGSTGVPFPQNEANAMDVVIQFAVHKLHFTLNNIVIYAWSIGGFTASWAVMSYPEIQSVVLDASFDDLLPLALKVMPDSWRPLVQYTVRQYLNLNVSEQLLKYQGPVLLVRRTRDEIITTASPVHVMSNRGNDLLLKLLQFRYPKIMTTDGVNAVQHWLGASTQVAEASVYSSYQVDEDWCASVLESYEMDTDTKFPWNVGEGMIIKEKQHLALFLARKHMRNFETTHCTPLPASEFHSPWKL; this is encoded by the exons ATGGCCGGCTGGATGTGGCTTCGTTGTGTTTTCGGTCCTCATCTGCAAAGAATTCACCGCCACCCGCTCCCGTTTTGGCCCGATGGACGACTGGTG GGATGGAACTACCAGCCAGGGAGTTTGGAGAAATACACGGACAGCATTCTCAGTTGG GCTTCAGCTCTGTGGTATCTGTCCTACTGCAGCTCTCCTCTCCTGCTAAGCTATTTGTATGGAAAag gctACTTATGCAGCAGTAAGTTGGCGGCAATGAGTCAGTACGTGGCGACGACGCTGCTGTGTCTTTTCGGATTGGCCTGTCTCCGAG GCTGGGGAAGATGGAAGAACACACAGTATCTTGagtttatttccattttggaGGAGGCGAAGAAGAATCCCTCGCCAGACAACAAG AAGAAATTGAGATGCTTCAACTTTGACTTCTCTCACTGGCCTGCAGATTTCAGCTGGACCGAAGTCAGCAATCC GAAGTCGACTAAGGCCGGCGTCTCCCTGCTGAAGCACGAGGCCAAATCGAGGGGAGGAGCAGACGCCGCGTTGCGCTCCGTCCGCACTCTGCCGTGCCACGTCATCAG TTTCCTCATCGTGCACTCGTTCGGGAGGAGGATGCTGTATCCGGGCTCGGTGGGACTGCTGCAGAAAGCCATGAGGCCCGTGCTGCAGCAAGGCAATGCCAAGCTCATCGAGGAG TTTGACGGCCAGAGGAACAAGCTGGTGGCCTGCGACGGCAACGAGATTGACACCATGTTTGTGGACCGCaggggaggaggcggaggaaaGGGCCGCACTCTG GTCATCTGCTGCGAGGGCAACGCCGGCTTCTATGAGGTGGGGTGCATGAACACCCCACTGGAGG GCGGCTACTCTGTCCTGGGCTGGAACCATCCGGGTTTCGGAGGCAGTACG GGGGTGCCCTTTCCACAGAATGAGGCCAACGCCATGGACGTGGTCATCCAGTTTGCCGTGCACAAGCTCCACTTCACCCTCAACAACATTGTCATATACGCGTGGTCCATAGGCGGATTCACAG CCAGTTGGGCGGTGATGTCATACCCAGAGATCCAATCAGTGGTGTTGGACGCCTCCTTCGATGACCTACTCCCGTTGGCCCTCAAGGTTATGCCTGATAGCTGGA GGCCGCTGGTTCAGTACACAGTGCGACAGTACCTAAACCTCAACGTTTCCGAGCAGCTGCTCAA ATACCAGGGACCCGTCCTGCTGGTGAGGAGAACCAGGGACGAAATCATCACCACAGC GAGTCCAGTGCACGTCATGTCCAACCGAGGGAATGACCTCCTGCTCAAGCTGCTTCAGTTCAG GTATCCCAAAATAATGACGACGGACGGGGTCAATGCGGTCCAACACTGGCTGGGTGCCTCGACTCAAGTAGCAGAAG CATCCGTGTACAGCAGCTACCAGGTGGACGAGGACTGGTGCGCATCTGTGCTGGAGTCGTACGAGATGGACACGGACACGAAGTTTCCCTGGAATGTTG GTGAGGGCATGATTATCAAAGAGAAACAACACTTGGCTCTTTTCCTG GCTCGCAAGCACATGAGGAACTTCGAGACGACGCACTGCACGCCGCTGCCCGCCTCTGAATTTCACTCCCCGTGGAAGCTCTAG
- the vars1 gene encoding valine--tRNA ligase isoform X2, translated as MMCIPPPNVTGSLHLGHALTNAIQDCLTRWHRMRGETTLWNPGCDHAGIATQVVVEKKLMRDRGMSRHDLGREKFIEEVWKWKNEKGDRIYHQLKKLGSSLDWDRACFTMDPKLSYAVQEAFIRMHDEGVIYRSKRLVNWSCSLNSAISDIEVDKKELTGRTLLPVPGYKDKVEFGVLVSFAYKVDGSDEEVIVATTRIETMLGDTAVAVHPDDPRYQHLKGKMVLHPFCDRKMPVVFDDFVDMSFGTGAVKITPAHDHNDHDVGMRHSLPFINILDENGLLINVPPPFLGMKRFEARKAVLEALKERGHFKEVKDNPMVVPVCSRSKDIVEPLLKPQWYVNCTDMGKQAADAVREGRLKIIPDHHLKTWFNWMDNIRDWCISRQLWWGHRIPAYFITVNNPAVKPGEDIDGHYWVSGRTVEEAREKAAKRFNVTPDKVTLRQDEDVLDTWFSSGIFPFSIFGWPNETQDLSVFYPGTLLETGHDILFFWVARMVMMGIKLTGKLPFKEVYLHAVVRDAHGRKMSKSLGNVIDPLDVITGISLEGLHAQLTYSNLDPVEVERAKQGQMSDYPNGIPECGTDALRFALCAYTSQGRDINLDVNRILGYRHFCNKLWNAVKFAMKTLGNNFVPLEKAQLCGEESVTDRWILSRLSAAVSLCDAGFKAYDFPAITTAIYNFWLYELCDVYLESVKPVFSNAGEEKQAGVCRQTLYTCLDVGLRLLSPIMPFVTEELYQRLPRRRPQLDAPSVSVTAYPDAEEFCWNSDEVDRNMELVMNVVKTIRSLRSDYNLTKTRADCYLQCADSATVSLVQTSNVQIQTLSYCQAVIPLSAEQVVPAGCAVAIASDRCTVNLMIKGLIDVDKELSKLQAKKGELDKLMEKLHDKMANSDYRDKVPLKVQQQDADKLRQSQTELEKVEEAMDNFSKMI; from the exons GCACAGAATGCGCGGCGAGACCACGCTGTGGAACCCGGGCTGCGACCACGCCGGCATCGCCACCCAGGTGGTGGTGGAGAAGAAGCTGATGAGGGACAGGGGCATGAGCCGCCACGACCTGGGCAGGGAAAAGTTCATTGAGGAAGTGTGGAAGTGGAAGAACGA GAAAGGAGACCGTATCTACCACCAGCTGAAGAAGCTGGGCTCCTCTCTGGACTGGGACAGAGCGTGCTTCACAATGGACCCC AAACTTTCCTACGCAGTGCAGGAGGCTTTCATCCGCATGCATGACGAGGGGGTGATCTATAGGAGCAAGAGGCTGGTCAACTGGTCTTGCTCGCTCAACTCCGCCATCTCAGACATCGAG GTGGACAAGAAGGAGCTAACGGGCAGAACGCTGCTGCCTGTTCCAGGCTACAAAGAcaaagtggagtttggagtCTTGGTGTCGTTTGCCTACAAGGTGGACGGTTCAG ACGAGGAGGTGATCGTGGCGACCACTCGTATCGAGACCATGCTGGGCGACACAGCTGTGGCCGTGCACCCCGATGACCCCAGATACCAACACCTGAAAGGGAAGATGGTGTTGCACCCCTTTTGCGACCGCAAGATGCCTGTTGTTTTTGACGACTTTGTGGACATGAGCTTTGGAACAG GTGCTGTGAAAATCACGCCGGCTCACGACCATAACGACCACGATGTCGGCATGCGACACAGCCTGCCCTTCATCAACATCCTGGACGAGAACGGCCTGCTCATTAACGTGCCCCCTCCCTTCCTG GGCATGAAGCGTTTCGAGGCCAGGAAAGCAGTGTTGGAGGCGCTCAAGGAGAGAGGGCACTTCAAAGAGGTTAAAGACAACCCCATGGTTGTGCCAGTCTGCAG tCGTTCCAAGGACATTGTGGAGCCCCTGCTGAAGCCCCAGTGGTACGTCAACTGCACAGACATGGGCAAACAGGCAGCTGACGCCGTCCGAGAGGGACGCCTCAAAATCATCCCTGACCACCACCTCAAGACCTGGTTCAACTGGATGGACAACATAAG GGATTGGTGCATTTCCCGGCAACTGTGGTGGGGTCATCGCATTCCCGCTTACTTCATCACTGTCAACAATCCCGCCGTGAAACCAGGAGAG GATATAGATGGTCATTACTGGGTGAGCGGGAGAACAGTTGAGGAGGCCAGAGAGAAGGCGGCAAAGCGCTTCAATGTGACTCCTGACAAAGTTACACTCAGACAAG ACGAGGATGTTCTGGACACTTGGTTCTCATCTGGCATTTTCCCCTTCTCCATCTTCGGGTGGCCTAATGag ACTCAGGACCTGAGTGTGTTCTACCCCGGCACCTTGCTGGAGACTGGTCACGACATCCTGTTCTTCTGGGTGGCTCGCATGGTGATGATGGGCATCAAACTGACCGGCAAGCTCCCCTTTAAAGAG GTTTATCTACACGCCGTCGTGAGGGACGCCCACggaaggaaaatgagcaaatcTCTGGGCAACGTCATCGACCCTCTTGATGTTATTACTGGGATCTCCCTGGAG GGTCTGCATGCACAGCTTACGTACAGCAACTTGGATCCAGTGGAGGTGGAGCGTGCCAAGCAGGGCCAGATGTCAGACTACCCCAACGGCATTCCAGAATGTGGCACAGACGCCCTCCGATTCGCCCTGTGTGCATATACTAGCCAAG GCAGGGACATCAACCTGGACGTCAATCGCATCCTGGGCTACCGGCACTTCTGCAACAAGCTGTGGAATGCCGTCAAGTTTGCCATGAAGACACTGGGGAACAACTTTGTCCCATTGGAGAAAGCCCAA CTGTGTGGCGAGGAGAGCGTTACCGACCGCTGGATTCTGTCCCGGCTGAGCGCGGCGGTCTCTCTGTGCGACGCCGGCTTCAAGGCGTACGACTTCCCCGCCATCACCACCGCCATCTACAACTTCTGGCTGTACGAGCTATGCGACGTCTACCTG GAGAGCGTGAAGCCCGTGTTCAGCAATGCGGGAGAAGAGAAACAAGCCGGCGTGTGCAGACAGACCCTGTACACGTGCTTGGACGTGGGCCTGCGCCTGCTCTCTCCCATcatgccctttgtcaccgaggAGCTCTACCAGAGGTTGCCGCGTCGACGGCCTCAGCTCGACGCCCCCAGCGTATCGGTCACGGCGTACCCCGACGCGGAAGAG TTCTGCTGGAACAGCGACGAGGTGGACCGCAACATGGAGCTCGTCATGAACGTGGTCAAAACCATCCGCTCGCTCAGGTCTGACTATAACCTGACCAAGACCAGGGCGGACT gtTACCTCCAGTGTGCGGACTCTGCCACAGTGTCGCTGGTGCAGACTTCCAACGTTCAGATCCAGACTCTATCGTACTGTCAGGCCGTGATCCCCCTGAGCGCCGAGCAGGTCGTACCGGCGGGCTGCGCTGTGGCCATTGCGTCCGACCGCTGTACCGTCAACCTCATGATCAAG GGTCTAATTGACGTGGACAAAGAGTTGTCCAAGTTGCAGGCGAAGAAAGGCGAGCTGGACAAGCTGATGGAGAAGCTGCACGACAAAATGGCCAACAGCGACTACAGAGACAAGGTGCCGCTCAAGGTGCAGCAGCAGGACGCCGACAAG CTGCGACAGAGTCAGACGGAGCTGGAGAAAGTCGAAGAAGCTATGGACAACTTTAGCAAGATGATCTAA